One window of Chamaesiphon minutus PCC 6605 genomic DNA carries:
- the petH gene encoding ferredoxin--NADP reductase, protein MYNPSLSGSAGNSAANNRLFIYEVIGLRDTQTSEGNSNKIRRSGSSFITVPYQRMNQEMRRIAKLGGKILSIRPFAAETEAVATASDEAPVANTEAAPAETAAPAPAAKKHADVPVNIYRPNAPFVGKCVSNDGLLAEGGIGMVQHVKFDISAGDLRYFEGQSIGIIPPGKDNKGKNHKIRLYSIASTRHGDDVDDKTVSLCVRKLEYKDEKTGKEVEGVCSTFLCNLKPGDDVQITGPTGKEMLLPDDPEATVIMMATGTGIAPFRAYLWRMFKDNERHANSDYQFKGLAWLVFGVATTPNILYKGELEEIQERYPDNFKLTYAVSREQKNAQGGKMYIQDRIAENADELWSLIQQEKTHVYICGLKGMETGIDAALTEAASKSDVKWADYRSQMKRAGRWHVETY, encoded by the coding sequence ATGTACAATCCAAGTCTAAGCGGTAGTGCTGGTAACTCAGCAGCAAATAATCGTCTGTTTATCTACGAAGTTATCGGTCTACGCGATACACAAACGTCAGAGGGCAATAGCAACAAGATCCGTCGTAGTGGTAGCTCGTTCATTACCGTTCCTTATCAACGGATGAATCAAGAAATGCGCCGCATTGCCAAATTAGGTGGCAAAATTCTCAGCATTCGTCCTTTTGCCGCTGAAACAGAAGCAGTTGCTACAGCAAGTGACGAAGCTCCAGTTGCCAATACCGAAGCTGCACCAGCAGAAACCGCTGCACCCGCACCTGCTGCCAAAAAACATGCAGACGTTCCGGTCAATATCTATCGCCCTAATGCTCCATTCGTTGGCAAATGTGTTTCCAATGATGGGCTGTTAGCTGAAGGTGGAATTGGCATGGTTCAACATGTAAAATTTGACATTTCCGCTGGAGATTTGCGGTACTTTGAGGGCCAAAGTATCGGGATTATTCCTCCTGGTAAAGATAATAAAGGCAAAAACCACAAAATCCGTCTGTACTCGATCGCGAGCACCCGTCACGGTGATGATGTCGATGACAAAACTGTATCGTTGTGCGTGCGTAAACTAGAGTACAAAGACGAGAAAACGGGGAAAGAAGTCGAAGGTGTCTGCTCGACATTCTTGTGCAATCTCAAACCGGGCGATGATGTCCAGATTACTGGCCCCACCGGGAAAGAAATGCTCTTACCCGACGATCCGGAAGCAACAGTGATCATGATGGCAACAGGAACCGGAATCGCACCGTTCCGCGCTTACCTGTGGCGGATGTTTAAAGACAACGAGCGTCATGCGAACTCTGACTATCAATTCAAAGGTTTGGCTTGGTTGGTATTTGGGGTCGCAACTACTCCTAACATCCTGTATAAAGGCGAACTCGAAGAAATTCAGGAAAGATATCCTGACAACTTCAAGCTGACTTATGCAGTCAGTCGCGAACAGAAAAATGCACAGGGTGGCAAGATGTACATTCAAGATCGGATCGCTGAAAATGCGGACGAACTCTGGTCTTTGATTCAACAAGAGAAAACTCATGTTTACATCTGCGGACTCAA